In one window of Macadamia integrifolia cultivar HAES 741 chromosome 2, SCU_Mint_v3, whole genome shotgun sequence DNA:
- the LOC122093804 gene encoding acyl carrier protein 3, mitochondrial, with protein MQSIRSAILGYVRIGTTRRQWLCAEDGNALSRLRHHTYASSCTSSDQLMARVIGLVKKFDKIESNKVTETADFQKDLSLDSLDRVELVMAFEEEFSIEIPDEEADKLTCCVDVAKYIASRTKQNIAESS; from the exons ATGCAGAGCATTAGGAGTGCTATTTTGGGATATGTGAGGATTGGCACCACTCGTAGACAATGGTTATGTGCAGAAGATGGGAATGCACTGAGCAGATTAAGACACCACACATATGCATCATCGTGTACTAGTTCCGATCAGTTAATGGCCCGGGTGATTGGACTGGTGAAGAAATTTGATAAGATAGAGTCAAACAAG GTTACTGAAACGGCAGATTTCCAAAAGGACTTGAGCCTGGACAGCTTGGATAGGGTGGAACTTGTGATGGCTTTTGAGGAAGAATTCTCAATTGAGATACCTGATGAAGAAGCAGATAAACTTACTTGCTGTGTTGATGTAGCCAAATATATAGCATCCAGAACCAAGCAGAACATTGCAGAAAGTTCCTGA